A stretch of Triticum aestivum cultivar Chinese Spring chromosome 1D, IWGSC CS RefSeq v2.1, whole genome shotgun sequence DNA encodes these proteins:
- the LOC123182741 gene encoding uncharacterized protein isoform X1, with protein MEDARLEFLLDAVDRISLCEGFADSLDDPDPVPLAVFPRVDVAPTAQVDSNDGSGCGQRCWVRSRGGAAGNRSDQSMDRLNPRLRLGQKGYQLVIVQHVLNEKCGSVYLLLLLLG; from the exons ATGGAAGATGCTAGGCTCGAGTTCCTGCTTGATGCCGTGGACAG GATTTCGCTATGTGAAGGGTTCGCAGACAGTTTAGATGATCCAGATCCGGTCCCTCTGGCGGTGTTCCCACGAGTTGATGTAGCCCCTACTGCTCAGGTGGACTCAAATGACGGCTCAGGTTGCGGGCAAAGATGTTGGGTGCGCAGTCGCGGGGGAGCCGCAGGCAATCGATCTGATCAATCAATGGACAGGCTGAACCCGAGGCTCCGGCTTGGGCAAAAAG GTTATCAGCTTGTCATTGTGCAGCATGTGCTGAACGAGAAGTGTGGTTCAGTGTATTTGTTGTTGCTTCTTCTTGGATGA
- the LOC123182741 gene encoding uncharacterized protein isoform X2, protein MEDARLEFLLDAVDRISLCEGFADSLDDPDPVPLAVFPRVDVAPTAQVDSNDGSGCGQRCWVRSRGGAAGNRSDQSMDRLNPRLRLGQKVTKLQDYEEPRDGGSGGTRNIEE, encoded by the exons ATGGAAGATGCTAGGCTCGAGTTCCTGCTTGATGCCGTGGACAG GATTTCGCTATGTGAAGGGTTCGCAGACAGTTTAGATGATCCAGATCCGGTCCCTCTGGCGGTGTTCCCACGAGTTGATGTAGCCCCTACTGCTCAGGTGGACTCAAATGACGGCTCAGGTTGCGGGCAAAGATGTTGGGTGCGCAGTCGCGGGGGAGCCGCAGGCAATCGATCTGATCAATCAATGGACAGGCTGAACCCGAGGCTCCGGCTTGGGCAAAAAG TTACTAAACTACAAGACTATGAAGAGCCGAGGGACGGAGGGAGTGGTGGCACAAGAAACATTGAGGAATAG